One genomic window of Oncorhynchus clarkii lewisi isolate Uvic-CL-2024 unplaced genomic scaffold, UVic_Ocla_1.0 unplaced_contig_5881_pilon_pilon, whole genome shotgun sequence includes the following:
- the LOC139403215 gene encoding uncharacterized protein, with translation MGDLLTYIDKTLPNTDDLKKDLTRTEIDQGLKRFKRGEVIHPDQTCAVPGRKITDSLILIRDAICYARDRNMRLVVLNLDFEKAFDRVSHQYLFKDREPVCPVRGLAIGEPTTVWRNVAHPALLNRHRDLSWMVAHEILPVRAVMHSRGMARTSACPRPGCGQEESVRHMLWECRAARDLWKEAGLTPQLVLYGVGRRPIPSKAFTKLWPTLTCLKEALWSSRNLLVAKNVETTPQAVAMVATEALGWYGRKGASTPGEGSPTTP, from the exons ATGGGGGACCTTTTAACATACATCGACAAGACCTTACCCAATACAGACGACCTGAAAAAAGACCTGACGAGGACAGAAATCGACCAAGGACTGAAACGTTTTAAGAGGG GGGAGGTGATCCACCCGGACCAAACCTGTGCCGTGCCCGGAAGGAAGATCACGGACAGCCTGATACTGATCCGAGATGCCATCTGTTATGCGAGAGACAGAAACATGCGGCTTGTAGTCCTAAATTTAGATTTTGAAAAAGCCTTTGATCGGGTCTCGCACCAGTACCTCTTTAAG GATCGGGAACCAGTGTGTCCAGTGCGCGGGCTCGCTATAGGTGAGCCCACAACGGTTTGGCGCAACGTGGCCCATCCTGCTCTCCTGAATCGGCATCGGGACCTGTCCTGGATGGTCGCCCACGAGATCCTCCCGGTCAGGGCCGTTATGCACTCACGGGGCATGGCGAGGACATCCGCGTGCCCCCGACCAGGCTGCGGCCAAGAAGAGTCGGTGAGGCACATGCTCTGGGAGTGCAGAGCCGCCAGGGACCTGTGGAAGGAAGCAGGCCTAACACCTCAGCTCGTGCTGTATGGGGTGGGCCGAAGGCCCATTCCATCGAAGGCCTTCACCAAGCTCTGGCCCACCCTCACGTGCCTGAAGGAAGCACTGTGGTCCTCCCGTAACCTGCTGGTAGCGAAAAACGTAGAGACCACCCCCCAGGCAGTGGCCATGGTAGCCACGGAAGCCCTGGGGTGGTACGGAAGGAAGGGGGCCTCGACCCCAGGCGAAGGGTCCCCCACAACACCCTAG